In Anopheles gambiae chromosome 2, idAnoGambNW_F1_1, whole genome shotgun sequence, a single window of DNA contains:
- the LOC1281447 gene encoding uncharacterized protein LOC1281447 isoform X4, with protein sequence MCKIRRSFFFFEISLPELVTRSLSNLELPSCRLPCPNLIPRPAEVPTTPEHKSAASSSCSLSTLETQTATAGASVQSLPIAIATGATSSTVSLTYEDELSPGGSARRKTKPNSPLGSLLAAVTSPVLSRISSASSPNLSSNGSTLSSPSGSRMEYLLPHQQHPPGAGVQGAGPIPSQQKHQQHQQQQQSVLLPKHGTARQHSPKIVKKTRHLSTSSADEPDACDRKAPGGGGGGGGKLSSSRHVEAERNARNAQHLLLRANRLTVSDNHNLSNSGSGNTAGTIITPATTNSVDVLAVHNAKSVSPLPSYTQQQQQQQQSAAAPPSYWKQKKLPTKKQHKQLQAQLDKLTQINIHLHALFSAVEHGHLEKARTILESTDVDVNSLNSDGLTPLDVAVLSNNRSMTKMLLQQGAIENAHSVHAANSNMGLHLNNLLCDAEATVHELGNFDGSQAGGLAGSERTGTGTNAGKTTFSNIIGSSGPSVTSCTGSEIDKQVGLWERRVKGLRRMILGWEQTKPPDVPNRIDIDVTGCSAVSLRLYEPLEGAITTKFKVQWSSRSDFSNVVGEREISEWCSFHGCMGAVCNLNELIQGRRYFFRACAGNVKGWGPYKLSVPNCVVPSSWRDVESRDNRFAGKQRNLDELFNAVRLARPEDASEIALDGGQQQKRATKKKTTIKQLFSAASKFQKNLKRGIYLACVLYHEDKLLLTNEDFVPVIEIDETFTSNLHTDFYWLMKVACTWDDVKLLRMDMERNASSAIHFRTKLLSAACQMQSALSITDLGQLFYRPLRDVHGTVVLSCVNCIKSPKAVSVLNSRWIPLNKIHKKLALSTEESSINEILMNSIQEQINYHQVSNIRLSRGLYVGYLKMQSSVDVIQVVVPVKAPNVLPHCKIRDNPHVSAEEWELIKQHKPSTILEFRPKHQGPSEVQLHFLEMLTKAVHNLFQYMDIPVDVAVAHRLYDVEVIELNADVSFLIICPPAESSCAVPGQKESLLQRGDLFSMPIQAFEMIHLKTYQGSIIQKYSRLSCILELDTMLANHLHREAFSSSELQKAKDRLAKLQELSGGLNTIWKGVRWLMDVIGYARDRANMPELNMKQILDYKAAYFGKLPKHQHQQQASDDQKKKGGSETQLLHPPGTAPNSFHKSSPGRGSWPGPAVENTLGHNGLLDAEHSKSEQLLKYNSARFLNVSQAGSRKNSADSNSVATHSSYYSVTGVEPEKEFVVMPRLPPSRSEDTLNSSHLHHHLHHGHHHHHGGEGGKAIGPGGAMGGAGAGGGGGAGGGAGKKRPPTIYSSYSATSSPLLNVRSPFLVPMGPANAAPSSPAGVLVAKVPPVAVEDIENSKQQPPVQQTAATSAAAGTGQQPSLTTGGAVPFKLLTKKSRDQALKAINFIEREQQQEMEIFEETKPILTTTYLKPTLAALQNEAKSSYQQQPDSGTEQAPREATAQLPPVQPPETLTPAGSVAITVEPSVPPATTTDLEPESGVSEAPPGTDGAAAAPTGGAAVTNATSILQVYAAYETGLPSGTSLKLRVTPKTSAREVIDLVVKQLNMAVVLKGREGPIYSSERLDNFCLVAVIGARERCLRDDFRPLQLQNPWRKGRLYVRQKHDLLAAIEHSNRDTADI encoded by the exons AGATCAGCCTCCCGGAGCTGGTCACCCGGTCACTCTCCAACCTCGAGCTGCCCAGCTGCCGCCTGCCCTGTCCCAACCTTATACCACGCCCGGCCGAGGTACCGACCACACCGGAGCACAAATCGGCCGCCAGCTCCAGCTGCTCGCTGTCCACGCTCGAAACGCAAACGGCGACCGCCGGGGCATCGGTCCAGTCGTTGCCCATCGCGATCGCCACCGGCGCAACCAGCAGCACCGTCTCGCTGACGTACGAAGATGAGCTGTCCCCCGGTGGCTCGGCACGcagaaaaaccaaaccaaactctCCGCTCGGGTCCCTGCTGGCTGCGGTCACCTCGCCCGTGCTGAGCCGCATCTCGAGCGCCAGCTCGCCGAACCTGTCCAGCAACGGTTCCACCTTATCGTCCCCGTCCGGCAGCCGGATGGAGTATCTACTGCCCCACCAGCAGCATCCGCCCGGTGCAGGGGTGCAGGGTGCGGGACCCATTCCCTCCCAGCagaagcaccagcagcaccagcagcagcagcaatcggtACTGCTGCCCAAGCACGGTACCGCACGGCAACATTCGCCCAAGATTGTGAAGAAAACGCGCCACCTATCCACCAGCTCGGCCGACGAGCCGGACGCGTGCGACAGGAAGGCGcctggtggcggcggcggcggcggcggcaaacTGTCCTCGAGCCGTCACGTGGAGGCGGAAAGAAATGCGCGCAACGCACAGCATTTGCTGCTGCGCGCGAACCGGCTCACCGTGAGCGATAATCATAATTTAAGCAACAGCGGAAGTGGCAACACGGCCGGTACCATCATCACACCCGCCACGACCAACTCGGTCGATGTGCTGGCGGTTCACAATGCGAAAAGCGTTTCCCCGCTACCATCgtacacgcagcagcagcagcagcagcagcagtcagcagcagcaccaccgtcCTACTGGAAGCAGAAGAAGCTCCCGACCAAGAAGCAGCACAAGCAGCTGCAGGCGCAACTAGACAAGCTGACCCAAATTAACATCCATCTGCATG CACTCTTCTCCGCCGTCGAACATGGCCACCTGGAAAAGGCACGCACCATCCTGGAAAGCACGGACGTGGACGTGAACAGTCTCAACAGCGACGGACTCACGCCGCTGGACGTGGCCGTGCTCAGCAACAATCGTTCGATGACGAAAATGTTGCTGCAGCAGGGTGCCATCGAAAATGCACACTCGG TGCACGCGGCCAACAGCAACATGGGACTGCATCTGAACAATCTGCTCTGCGATGCCGAAGCGACCGTGCACGAGCTCGGGAACTTTGACGGCAGCCAGGCGGGCGGACTGGCCGGCAGCGAGCGGACCGGCACCGGGACCAATGCAGGCAAAACCACCTTCTCCAACATCATCG GTAGCAGCGGCCCCTCGGTGACGAGCTGCACCGGAAGCGAAATCGACAAGCAGGTGGGACTGTGGGAGCGCCGCGTCAAGGGTCTGCGGCGGATGATACTCGGCTGGGAGCAAACGAAACCGCCCGATGTGCCGAACCGGATCGACATCGACGTGACCGGGTGCAGTGCGGTCAGCTTGCGGTTGTACGAACCGCTCGAAGGTGCCATAACTACCAAATTCAAAG TGCAATGGTCATCCCGGTCGGACTTTAGCAACGTGGTGGGCGAGCGCGAAATCAGCGAATGGTGCAGCTTCCACGGGTGCATGGGTGCGGTCTGCAATCTGAACGAGCTGATCCAGGGCCGGCGCTACTTCTTCCGCGCCTGTGCCGGCAACGTCAAGGGCTGGGGACCGTACAAACTATCCGTCCCGAACTGTGTCGTACCGTCGA GCTGGCGTGACGTCGAGAGCCGAGACAATCGATTCGCGGGCAAGCAGCGCAATCTGGACGAGCTGTTCAACGCGGTCCGGTTGGCCCGGCCCGAGGATGCGTCCGAGATTGCGCTGGACGgtgggcagcagcagaagcgcgCGACCAAGAAGAAAACCACCATCAAGCAGCTGTTTTCGGCAGCGTCCAAGTTTCAGAAGAATCTCAAACG GGGCATCTATTTGGCTTGCGTCCTGTACCACGAGGATAAGCTATTGCTCACCAACGAAGACTTCGTGCCGGTAATTGAGATTGATGAAACCTTCACCAGCAATCTGCACACCGATTTCTACTGGCTGATGAAG GTTGCCTGCACGTGGGACGACGTGAAGCTGCTGCGAATGGACATGGAACGGAACGCGTCGTCGGCGATCCACTTCCGCACGAAGCTGCTGTCGGCCGCCTGTCAGATGCAATCGGCACTCTCCATTACCGATCTGGGGCAACTCTTCTATCGCCCGCTACGAGACGTCCACGGCACGGTGGTACTGTCCTGTGTAAACTGTATTAAG AGCCCTAAAGCGGTATCGGTGCTCAACTCCCGATGGATACCGCTGAACAAAATCCACAAAAAGCTCGCCCTCTCGACGGAGGAGAGCAGCATCAACGAAATTCTAATGAACTCCATCCAGGAACAGATCAACTACCACCAGGTGTCGAACATCAGGCTGTCGAGGGGCCTGTACGTCGGCTACCTCAAGATGCAAAGCTCGGTGGACGTCATCCAGGTGGTGGTCCCGGTGAAGGCACCGAACGTTCTTCCGCACTGTAAAATACGCGACAATCCGCACGTGTCGGC CGAGGAATGGGAACTGATCAAGCAGCACAAACCCTCCACCATACTGGAGTTCCGGCCGAAGCATCAGGGCCCAAGCGAGGTGCAGCTCCACTTTCTCGAGATGCTCACGAAAGCCGTCCACAATCTGTTCCAGTACATGGACATCCCGGTCGATGTGGCGGTCGCCCATCGGCTGTACGACGTCGAGGTGATCGAGCTGAACGCGGACGTTAGCTTCCTGATCATTTGCCCGCCGGCGGAAAGTAGCTGCGCCGTGCCGGGGCAGAAGGAAAGCTTGCTGCAGCGCGGCGACCTCTTCTCGATGCCGATCCAGGCGTTCGAGATGATCCATCTGAAGACGTACCAGGGCAGCATCATACAGAAGTACTCGCGGCTGTCCTGCATCCTCGAGCTGGACACGATGCTGGCGAACCATCTGCACCGGGAGGCGTTCAGCAGCTCGGAGCTGCAGAAGGCAAAGGACCGGCTGGCGAAGCTGCAGGAGCTGTCCGGCGGGCTGAACACCATCTGGAAGGGTGTGCGCTGGCTGATGGATGTGATCGGGTATGCGCGCGACCGGGCCAACATGCCCGAGCTGAACATGAAGCAAATACTGGACTACAAGGCGGCGTACTTTGGCAAGCTGCCgaagcaccagcaccagcagcaggccaGCGACgatcagaagaagaagggtGGCAGCGAAACGCAACTGCTCCatccgcccggcaccgcgccGAACAGCTTCCACAAAAGCAGCCCGGGCAGGGGGTCGTGGCCGGGCCCGGCCGTCGAGAACACGCTCGGCCACAACGGACTGCTGGACGCGGAGCACTCCAAGTCCGAGCAACTGCTGAAGTACAACAGCGCCCGGTTTCTGAACGTTAGCCAGGCGGGCTCGCGCAAAAACAGTGCCGACTCGAACTCGGTCGCTACGCACAGCAGCTACTACTCGGTGACGGGCGTCGAGCCGGAGAAGGAGTTTGTCGTGATGCCCCGGTTACCCCCGTCACGGTCGGAAGATACGCTCAACAGCTCCCATCTGCACCATCATCTGCACCAcggccaccaccatcatcatggtGGCGAGGGAGGTAAAGCGATCGGTCCGGGTGGTGCGATGGGAGGAGCCGGtgccggaggaggaggaggagcaggtgGAGGAGCTGGTAAGAAACGGCCTCCTACCATCTACTCCAGCTACTCGGCCACCTCCAGCCCACTGTTGAACGTTCGCTCGCCGTTTCTAGTGCCGATGGGACCCGCCAACGCCGCCCCCAGCAGTCCGGCCGGCGTTCTCGTCGCGAAAGTTCCACCGGTCGCGGTAGAAGATATTGAAAACTCCAAACAGCAGCCACCCGTGCAGCAGACGGCGGCGACCAGTGCAGCAGCCGGGACGGGACAGCAGCCTTCGCTAACGACGGGCGGGGCCGTGCCGTTCAAACTGCTCACGAAGAAATCGCGCGATCAAGCACTGAAAGCGATCAACTTCATCGaacgggagcagcagcaggagatgGAAATATTCGAAGAGACGAAACCCATCCTCACGACCACGTACCTTAAGCCCACGCTAGCAGCGCTGCAGAACGAAGCCAAATCCTCCTACCAGCAGCAACCGGACAGCGGTACCGAACAAGCTCCCCGCGAGGCGACAGCCCAGCTTCCCCCGGTGCAACCACCGGAAACACTCACTCCCGCCGGATCCGTTGCAATCACCGTCGAACCATCGGTACCACCCGCTACCACCACCGATCTCGAGCCCGAATCAGGCGTATCGGAAGCACCACCCGGGACGGacggagcagcggcagcgccAACCGGTGGAGCTGCCGTCACAAACGCTACCAGCATCCTGCAGGTGTATGCGGCGTACGAAACCGGCCTACCGAGCGGGACGTCGCTAAAGCTGCGCGTAACGCCCAAAACGAGCGCCCGCGAAGTGATCGATCTCGTGGTGAAGCAGCTCAACATGGCGGTGGTGCTGAAGGGCCGCGAAGGACCGATCTACAGCTCGGAGCGGTTGGACAACTTCTGTCTGGTAGCCGTGATTGGTGCCCGGGAGCGTTGCCTGCGGGACGATTTTCGCCCGCTGCAGCTACAAAACCCGTGGCGCAAGGGCCGGCTGTACGTGCGGCAGAAGCACGATCTGCTGGCCGCTATCGAGCATTCCAACCGGGATACGGCGGACATTTAA
- the LOC4577329 gene encoding uncharacterized protein LOC4577329 — translation MATITLPSADCTKFCRFCLSEINLLNVIGPSAAEQESHAELFRLVKTYLKLELVPAKDFPSAVCEMCIALLHDFDTLYQNVHDHRYALRLLLETQKSEDVESSIPVSTIEPNLVEVYEPPPVVLIDTGNNVVEVNTDDQIVLEDGSVEGESNEQEEAQIDVYHVDGQLQHIVMEGGTYIDLQPYRPPKPAPVPIVTPVPRSLRTNNVLNTSIPNHGSQMQSRKRTNAANATAGAAHYSKKSTTVSYQPVPTGTPTRMLNGEPASQRPSSSQMQRPKVQQLDTAAAPTNHHLYRCPACGNLFVELTNFYNHSCTKAPAQDGVAVASSNNQSQPARTGGSAVTITSEGQRFQCNLCDMSYRTKLQYQKHEYEVHRISNENFGIKCTICHKLFSQRQDYQLHMRAIHPKPGVSFVKIL, via the exons TAACGCT CCCCAGCGCGGACTGTACGAAGTTTTGCCGCTTCTGTCTGTCAGAGATTAATCTGCTAAACGTGATCGGTCCCAGCGCGGCCGAACAAGAATCTCACGCGGAGTTGTTCCGGCTAGTGAAAACCTATCTGAAGCTGGAGCTGGTTCCCGCCAAGGACTTCCCGAGCGCGGTGTGCGAGATGTGTATCGCGCTGCTGCACGATTTCGACACGCTGTACCAGAACGTGCACGACCACCGGTACGCGCTGCGGTTGCTTCTGGAGACGCAGAAAAGCGAGGACGTAGAGTCGTCGATTCCGGTGAGCACGATCGAACCGAACCTGGTGGAGGTGTACGAACCGCCGCCGGTGGTGCTGATCGACACCGGGAACAACGTGGTGGAGGTGAACACGGACGATCAGATCGTGCTGGAGGATGGCAGTGTGGAGGGCGAATCTAACGAACAGGAGGAGGCACAGATCGATGTGTACCATGTCGATGGTCAGCTGCAGCACATCGTCATGGAGGGTGGCACGTACATCGATTTACAGCCTTACCGGCCACCGAAACCAGCACCTGTACCAATCGTAACACCAGTACCACGATCACTACGTACTAATAATGTACTGAACACTTCCATCCCGAACCACGGTTCGCAGATGCAGAGTAGAAAGCGAACCAACGCAGCGAATGCAACTGCTGGGGCGGCTCATTATTCTAAAAAATCCACGACAGTCTCCTATCAACCGGTTCCGACGGGCACGCCAACCCGGATGCTGAACGGAGAACCGGCCAGCCAGCGCCCATCGTCGTCCCAGATGCAACGACCGAAAGTGCAGCAGCTCGACACGGCCGCTGCTCCGACGAACCATCATCTGTACCGTTGTCCCGCCTGCGGCAATCTGTTTGTCGAGCTAACCAACTTTTACAACCACAGCTGCACGAAGGCACCCGCGCAGGATGGTGTCGCCGttgccagcagcaacaaccaaagCCAACCGGCCCGGACGGGGGGCTCGGCCGTCACCATCACGAGCGAGGGCCAGCGGTTTCAGTGCAACCTGTGCGACATGTCCTACCGCACGAAGCTCCAGTACCAGAAGCACGAGTACGAGGTGCACAGAATAAGCAATGAAAACTTTGGCATCAAGTGTACGATTTGCCACAAGCTGTTCTCCCAGCGGCAGGACTATCAGCTGCACATGCGAGCAATACACCCGAAGCCGGGCGTGAGCTTCGTGAAGATTCTGTAA
- the LOC1281447 gene encoding ankyrin-repeat and fibronectin type III domain-containing 1 isoform X5, translating to MEYLLPHQQHPPGAGVQGAGPIPSQQKHQQHQQQQQSVLLPKHGTARQHSPKIVKKTRHLSTSSADEPDACDRKAPGGGGGGGGKLSSSRHVEAERNARNAQHLLLRANRLTVSDNHNLSNSGSGNTAGTIITPATTNSVDVLAVHNAKSVSPLPSYTQQQQQQQQSAAAPPSYWKQKKLPTKKQHKQLQAQLDKLTQINIHLHALFSAVEHGHLEKARTILESTDVDVNSLNSDGLTPLDVAVLSNNRSMTKMLLQQGAIENAHSVHAANSNMGLHLNNLLCDAEATVHELGNFDGSQAGGLAGSERTGTGTNAGKTTFSNIIGSSGPSVTSCTGSEIDKQVGLWERRVKGLRRMILGWEQTKPPDVPNRIDIDVTGCSAVSLRLYEPLEGAITTKFKVQWSSRSDFSNVVGEREISEWCSFHGCMGAVCNLNELIQGRRYFFRACAGNVKGWGPYKLSVPNCVVPSSWRDVESRDNRFAGKQRNLDELFNAVRLARPEDASEIALDGGQQQKRATKKKTTIKQLFSAASKFQKNLKRGIYLACVLYHEDKLLLTNEDFVPVIEIDETFTSNLHTDFYWLMKVACTWDDVKLLRMDMERNASSAIHFRTKLLSAACQMQSALSITDLGQLFYRPLRDVHGTVVLSCVNCIKSPKAVSVLNSRWIPLNKIHKKLALSTEESSINEILMNSIQEQINYHQVSNIRLSRGLYVGYLKMQSSVDVIQVVVPVKAPNVLPHCKIRDNPHVSAEEWELIKQHKPSTILEFRPKHQGPSEVQLHFLEMLTKAVHNLFQYMDIPVDVAVAHRLYDVEVIELNADVSFLIICPPAESSCAVPGQKESLLQRGDLFSMPIQAFEMIHLKTYQGSIIQKYSRLSCILELDTMLANHLHREAFSSSELQKAKDRLAKLQELSGGLNTIWKGVRWLMDVIGYARDRANMPELNMKQILDYKAAYFGKLPKHQHQQQASDDQKKKGGSETQLLHPPGTAPNSFHKSSPGRGSWPGPAVENTLGHNGLLDAEHSKSEQLLKYNSARFLNVSQAGSRKNSADSNSVATHSSYYSVTGVEPEKEFVVMPRLPPSRSEDTLNSSHLHHHLHHGHHHHHGGEGGKAIGPGGAMGGAGAGGGGGAGGGAGKKRPPTIYSSYSATSSPLLNVRSPFLVPMGPANAAPSSPAGVLVAKVPPVAVEDIENSKQQPPVQQTAATSAAAGTGQQPSLTTGGAVPFKLLTKKSRDQALKAINFIEREQQQEMEIFEETKPILTTTYLKPTLAALQNEAKSSYQQQPDSGTEQAPREATAQLPPVQPPETLTPAGSVAITVEPSVPPATTTDLEPESGVSEAPPGTDGAAAAPTGGAAVTNATSILQVYAAYETGLPSGTSLKLRVTPKTSAREVIDLVVKQLNMAVVLKGREGPIYSSERLDNFCLVAVIGARERCLRDDFRPLQLQNPWRKGRLYVRQKHDLLAAIEHSNRDTADI from the exons ATGGAGTATCTACTGCCCCACCAGCAGCATCCGCCCGGTGCAGGGGTGCAGGGTGCGGGACCCATTCCCTCCCAGCagaagcaccagcagcaccagcagcagcagcaatcggtACTGCTGCCCAAGCACGGTACCGCACGGCAACATTCGCCCAAGATTGTGAAGAAAACGCGCCACCTATCCACCAGCTCGGCCGACGAGCCGGACGCGTGCGACAGGAAGGCGcctggtggcggcggcggcggcggcggcaaacTGTCCTCGAGCCGTCACGTGGAGGCGGAAAGAAATGCGCGCAACGCACAGCATTTGCTGCTGCGCGCGAACCGGCTCACCGTGAGCGATAATCATAATTTAAGCAACAGCGGAAGTGGCAACACGGCCGGTACCATCATCACACCCGCCACGACCAACTCGGTCGATGTGCTGGCGGTTCACAATGCGAAAAGCGTTTCCCCGCTACCATCgtacacgcagcagcagcagcagcagcagcagtcagcagcagcaccaccgtcCTACTGGAAGCAGAAGAAGCTCCCGACCAAGAAGCAGCACAAGCAGCTGCAGGCGCAACTAGACAAGCTGACCCAAATTAACATCCATCTGCATG CACTCTTCTCCGCCGTCGAACATGGCCACCTGGAAAAGGCACGCACCATCCTGGAAAGCACGGACGTGGACGTGAACAGTCTCAACAGCGACGGACTCACGCCGCTGGACGTGGCCGTGCTCAGCAACAATCGTTCGATGACGAAAATGTTGCTGCAGCAGGGTGCCATCGAAAATGCACACTCGG TGCACGCGGCCAACAGCAACATGGGACTGCATCTGAACAATCTGCTCTGCGATGCCGAAGCGACCGTGCACGAGCTCGGGAACTTTGACGGCAGCCAGGCGGGCGGACTGGCCGGCAGCGAGCGGACCGGCACCGGGACCAATGCAGGCAAAACCACCTTCTCCAACATCATCG GTAGCAGCGGCCCCTCGGTGACGAGCTGCACCGGAAGCGAAATCGACAAGCAGGTGGGACTGTGGGAGCGCCGCGTCAAGGGTCTGCGGCGGATGATACTCGGCTGGGAGCAAACGAAACCGCCCGATGTGCCGAACCGGATCGACATCGACGTGACCGGGTGCAGTGCGGTCAGCTTGCGGTTGTACGAACCGCTCGAAGGTGCCATAACTACCAAATTCAAAG TGCAATGGTCATCCCGGTCGGACTTTAGCAACGTGGTGGGCGAGCGCGAAATCAGCGAATGGTGCAGCTTCCACGGGTGCATGGGTGCGGTCTGCAATCTGAACGAGCTGATCCAGGGCCGGCGCTACTTCTTCCGCGCCTGTGCCGGCAACGTCAAGGGCTGGGGACCGTACAAACTATCCGTCCCGAACTGTGTCGTACCGTCGA GCTGGCGTGACGTCGAGAGCCGAGACAATCGATTCGCGGGCAAGCAGCGCAATCTGGACGAGCTGTTCAACGCGGTCCGGTTGGCCCGGCCCGAGGATGCGTCCGAGATTGCGCTGGACGgtgggcagcagcagaagcgcgCGACCAAGAAGAAAACCACCATCAAGCAGCTGTTTTCGGCAGCGTCCAAGTTTCAGAAGAATCTCAAACG GGGCATCTATTTGGCTTGCGTCCTGTACCACGAGGATAAGCTATTGCTCACCAACGAAGACTTCGTGCCGGTAATTGAGATTGATGAAACCTTCACCAGCAATCTGCACACCGATTTCTACTGGCTGATGAAG GTTGCCTGCACGTGGGACGACGTGAAGCTGCTGCGAATGGACATGGAACGGAACGCGTCGTCGGCGATCCACTTCCGCACGAAGCTGCTGTCGGCCGCCTGTCAGATGCAATCGGCACTCTCCATTACCGATCTGGGGCAACTCTTCTATCGCCCGCTACGAGACGTCCACGGCACGGTGGTACTGTCCTGTGTAAACTGTATTAAG AGCCCTAAAGCGGTATCGGTGCTCAACTCCCGATGGATACCGCTGAACAAAATCCACAAAAAGCTCGCCCTCTCGACGGAGGAGAGCAGCATCAACGAAATTCTAATGAACTCCATCCAGGAACAGATCAACTACCACCAGGTGTCGAACATCAGGCTGTCGAGGGGCCTGTACGTCGGCTACCTCAAGATGCAAAGCTCGGTGGACGTCATCCAGGTGGTGGTCCCGGTGAAGGCACCGAACGTTCTTCCGCACTGTAAAATACGCGACAATCCGCACGTGTCGGC CGAGGAATGGGAACTGATCAAGCAGCACAAACCCTCCACCATACTGGAGTTCCGGCCGAAGCATCAGGGCCCAAGCGAGGTGCAGCTCCACTTTCTCGAGATGCTCACGAAAGCCGTCCACAATCTGTTCCAGTACATGGACATCCCGGTCGATGTGGCGGTCGCCCATCGGCTGTACGACGTCGAGGTGATCGAGCTGAACGCGGACGTTAGCTTCCTGATCATTTGCCCGCCGGCGGAAAGTAGCTGCGCCGTGCCGGGGCAGAAGGAAAGCTTGCTGCAGCGCGGCGACCTCTTCTCGATGCCGATCCAGGCGTTCGAGATGATCCATCTGAAGACGTACCAGGGCAGCATCATACAGAAGTACTCGCGGCTGTCCTGCATCCTCGAGCTGGACACGATGCTGGCGAACCATCTGCACCGGGAGGCGTTCAGCAGCTCGGAGCTGCAGAAGGCAAAGGACCGGCTGGCGAAGCTGCAGGAGCTGTCCGGCGGGCTGAACACCATCTGGAAGGGTGTGCGCTGGCTGATGGATGTGATCGGGTATGCGCGCGACCGGGCCAACATGCCCGAGCTGAACATGAAGCAAATACTGGACTACAAGGCGGCGTACTTTGGCAAGCTGCCgaagcaccagcaccagcagcaggccaGCGACgatcagaagaagaagggtGGCAGCGAAACGCAACTGCTCCatccgcccggcaccgcgccGAACAGCTTCCACAAAAGCAGCCCGGGCAGGGGGTCGTGGCCGGGCCCGGCCGTCGAGAACACGCTCGGCCACAACGGACTGCTGGACGCGGAGCACTCCAAGTCCGAGCAACTGCTGAAGTACAACAGCGCCCGGTTTCTGAACGTTAGCCAGGCGGGCTCGCGCAAAAACAGTGCCGACTCGAACTCGGTCGCTACGCACAGCAGCTACTACTCGGTGACGGGCGTCGAGCCGGAGAAGGAGTTTGTCGTGATGCCCCGGTTACCCCCGTCACGGTCGGAAGATACGCTCAACAGCTCCCATCTGCACCATCATCTGCACCAcggccaccaccatcatcatggtGGCGAGGGAGGTAAAGCGATCGGTCCGGGTGGTGCGATGGGAGGAGCCGGtgccggaggaggaggaggagcaggtgGAGGAGCTGGTAAGAAACGGCCTCCTACCATCTACTCCAGCTACTCGGCCACCTCCAGCCCACTGTTGAACGTTCGCTCGCCGTTTCTAGTGCCGATGGGACCCGCCAACGCCGCCCCCAGCAGTCCGGCCGGCGTTCTCGTCGCGAAAGTTCCACCGGTCGCGGTAGAAGATATTGAAAACTCCAAACAGCAGCCACCCGTGCAGCAGACGGCGGCGACCAGTGCAGCAGCCGGGACGGGACAGCAGCCTTCGCTAACGACGGGCGGGGCCGTGCCGTTCAAACTGCTCACGAAGAAATCGCGCGATCAAGCACTGAAAGCGATCAACTTCATCGaacgggagcagcagcaggagatgGAAATATTCGAAGAGACGAAACCCATCCTCACGACCACGTACCTTAAGCCCACGCTAGCAGCGCTGCAGAACGAAGCCAAATCCTCCTACCAGCAGCAACCGGACAGCGGTACCGAACAAGCTCCCCGCGAGGCGACAGCCCAGCTTCCCCCGGTGCAACCACCGGAAACACTCACTCCCGCCGGATCCGTTGCAATCACCGTCGAACCATCGGTACCACCCGCTACCACCACCGATCTCGAGCCCGAATCAGGCGTATCGGAAGCACCACCCGGGACGGacggagcagcggcagcgccAACCGGTGGAGCTGCCGTCACAAACGCTACCAGCATCCTGCAGGTGTATGCGGCGTACGAAACCGGCCTACCGAGCGGGACGTCGCTAAAGCTGCGCGTAACGCCCAAAACGAGCGCCCGCGAAGTGATCGATCTCGTGGTGAAGCAGCTCAACATGGCGGTGGTGCTGAAGGGCCGCGAAGGACCGATCTACAGCTCGGAGCGGTTGGACAACTTCTGTCTGGTAGCCGTGATTGGTGCCCGGGAGCGTTGCCTGCGGGACGATTTTCGCCCGCTGCAGCTACAAAACCCGTGGCGCAAGGGCCGGCTGTACGTGCGGCAGAAGCACGATCTGCTGGCCGCTATCGAGCATTCCAACCGGGATACGGCGGACATTTAA